cgcatttcgcccacggCTCgttgaataacaccttctagcgccacgttgaacatcatgcaggatagaccatcatcTTGTCGAAGCcctctgcgcgattcgaatgaactcgataattcacccgaaatccgcacacagcactgcgttccaaccatcgtcgccttgatcggTTTGaacagcttcccggaaaagccgttctcggcatttttggaggatttgccgtgaatatctggtcagtcgttgaccgtccctccaagaagccggcctgatgacttcccacgaatctgtttgcttgtggcgtaaggcggcggagtaggattcgggacaacactttataagtggcattgaggacagtgatcgctcggtagttcttacagtccaatttgtcgcccttcttgtggCATATCaccccttccttccactcctccggtagctgttctatgtcccagatccggactatcaaccggtgtagacaatcggccaacttgtccgggcccattttgatgagttcagctgcgatgccatccttcccagccgacttgtttctgttCAGCTGGctaatggcttccttaacttcactcatctttgggagtggctcctctacgtcgttagCTACGCCTGCGATGTAGCTTGCCCCatcgtcttgatctcctgcatgtgtgtcgttcaggtgttcatcgaagtgctgcttccaccttttaatcacctcacgattgtccgtcagtaTGTCCCCGTCCATTTCGCCGGCACATTTCGgattgcggcacgaagccttgcGGGatagtttctgatagaactttcgagtttcttgggaacgatgcagctgctccagcgaGCTGCTCCTCCTCCAGGcagcgctttttctcctggaaaattcggactcgttGCCTCTttcgctgtcggtgattttccacatttcgacgggtgcctctttgcactactgccgcccgcgcggcattctcttcatccatcaccctcctacacttctcgtcgaaccagtcgttccgtcgagtttgctccacataaccgatgacccagcaaacatttttgtagatatatttctcaacaaactttgctatacgtttcatatacattataaaatcatcttatttaactcgaaaaaacagcatttacgtactaaagtggaggcaatatacatacatattttttacttctggcttaagcgataagagttgaacgatatacaacaccttttaccgtacatcctgacagtatgcgagagaacgcaagttttgctctcaatgcatgcaaaccgttgccagcgacaatatttgctgcttctctcattggccagtttatccaaatggaccctctgatttttagaactctggttgcactgcttatcgcaaagagaacaacaaggttgttttctcgtttgaatcccgcacgcgggagacaaatttgcCAACATGGCGGACTTGTGTCATATACGAGTTGGTAGACTTTAACTatccatttttacgatcatttacttggtttggtaggaattacgattcgcattaacattgttaacgagttgagctgacatttcttatgcgatgttatgtttgctggggacgttctccgcagcactgttgatagctgttttgatggtatcccccTCCTCTCGCCTCAAGCTTGatattctgggactgagcgaagtctgttagcctaacactggagaacacaagacacagtccgggtaAGTCCTGCTTTACAAGGAGAACAttctactcgggaacgaggagttggtttcctgttaagcccacAGGCGCATGCGGCCCACATTAGATGGAAACCGATAaatgaaagaataatcgtagccagatttagaaaaCGGGTttgaaaccttacaatggttcaATGTTATGcaccaactgacgttgccgatttgcaggagaaagagcagtattactgtcaactgaacagcgtggttaagcaaattccgaagggtgacattcaaatccacttaggtgactgaaacgaaaaaaaatggatccgataatcaggaccttgagtGCATCTTGGGGCGTCAATGTTTAGGACAGCTAAGCGAAAACAAAGAGctgtttgaagaattttgtggcaacaacaacatcgtGATCGATGGATCGCTCTTCCCTCATCGACCAGTACATAAGGTCACtcgggtatcccgagatggccaaacagaaaatcaaattgaccacatctgcatcagccgaaaatggagaaggagccttattgatgtccgcaacaaacgaagcacagacattgcatctgaccatcacctcgtccttggccaaatacgactgagagttgcgcgtgtccaacggcgcgaggtgaaaagggcatgcATTGAACAGCTCTAATCCCGAGTCTCGGAATTTccaacagacggaacagtcgaagaacagtggtgtggaatcaagaatgcctttatcacgacgagccatggtactctcggtaaagttggtggaagaagaagtgaatgaatgtcagatgaaacttggaggatggtcgatgatcggaggaaaacgaaagtcggaattgagcaggcatgtaccaggtcagccaaagcagccacctgcttacgatatgcggagctggaaaaggcagtttaacgagcttgtagacgagaaaAGAGAGCTTGGATAAACTTCCtggccgaagagggagaaagagtgatcgccattggagatatccgattactttatgacattttctGCCGCCTTgactaatgctagaatgccTCTAAATAACCAGtcattgaccgatcgaacagatcagctcaaacgatagACAGAGCACTTCAAACAGCTCTTCCgtgtcacgaatagcgatggccaaaagaacccgcagctcgaagcgccaacagtaagtcgcattaatggcatCAACTCAGAAGCGctctcgctggctgaaatagatgcagcaatcaaagacatgaaattcgaaaaagcGCCTgtgatcgattgcatccctgctgaaatgctgaaagccgaccctgccttgtcagcacaaatgatGCACCGTATTTTCTCTggcatctgggatactgcaacactcccggccgactggatgcagggtatactcgtgaaggtcccgaagaaaCTAGACCTGatagagtgcggtaactggcgaggcataacgttgatctgtacaaccctcaaataACAGAATCTAGGAGAAAATCGACGTTACTCTCCGACGGCAACCAGCTGGATTCCGAttcggacgatcatgtgtggaccacatcacaacgctacgaataatactggaaaaaatcaaccaattccaggactctcttgtgctggtgttcgttgatttcaaaaaagcattcgaccgacataaccttaaaaacaaatgggcggctctaaggcgactaggagtcccagagaaactagtccatctcatcgaagcactgTACGAGAAATTTTTGTGCAAGGTTTCGCACAACGGtatcttgtccgaaccaatcccggtaactgctggagtgagagtCTCActgtgagacagggatgtatcttatcaccgctactttttctaatcgtaatggatgagatcttgactggatcgaggattgccgtggaatcttTCGAAATGGAACAActaaacgaccttgacttggaagacgatattgttttgctcgcttaaagacaacaagacatgcagagcaaactcgacgacctcaccgaaagctcctaGGCAGCagatctcaaaatcaatgtcggatagaccaagtcgatggaaaagccagatctctctacgaacgaaaatccgaattttcaactcaaacgtcaaatccgtgtTGTTGTatgggtgcgaaacttggtgtaCATATGCGATGACGAAGCAACTGCAAGTTTAGTCAATTGTTGCTTGCGGAGTATCATCCGTgattggtggcctggcaatttgATCTCAAATAAGGAACAACATTggcggtgtcatcaaagggtgctagaaatcgagattcgggaacgtaagtggagatggattgggcacacgttgCGAAGAGATGCAAACGAGATTtacagagaggcgcttgaatggattccagagggacatcgaaggagaggtagacccagaaactcgtggagGCAGAGCTTAGccaccgaaatccgaactgtcgacgagaatcttgactgagaccaagtgaagacgctggctcttGATCGTCAACAATGGAGGtattttaccacggccctatgtgCCGGAGATCTAACGCGggaccattaagtaagtaagcaaGTATAAgatgccgatcatgtgcttcactccaacgcattatttgaactttgttgacattttcaatattatttgcATACTTTTACACCACTCAcatacagaatttttttttaatattcaacgGTTTTGGCAGCTATCGATTTAATATCATATCAATGGATTTTTGAGGAaactgcaaaaaatattttttatcttttcctctTGCATCGCAAATATCAAAAAcacgttatttttaaaactaaaaaaaaggtcaaaaagtactttttacagggaacaaaatgctgtcaaagttATGTATGTCCGATAACTAAGACATTAACTATCAGCAAAAAAGAgtttcccatttctaaatgaactaagctttattagaGGTTCTGCAAACGATTTGTAATTAACATGAGGTCTTCTAAATGGCAAAAGAAATCACCAATTTAAGCCTGCATAGCTATTGATTCTTCAAGTTTAGTTTTTTCCTCTAGTATCAATGCTATCTCAGGAGATATTTTTGCTTTGATTTATAAACTAGAATGAGCGTTTGAAATGATTCAAATtagctttttttcattttataggACGTCAATTTTCAGTTGGAAGAAAAGGAGTAGGCGGCGACCGTGACTGACGGGTGTGGTTATTTTTGCTGCTGATTTTTACTcctggaaaattattttattttcaattgcgaattgttATTTGGAACAAAAGTTCGTACAGAAGTTGGATATTATGAGTTTGCGTCGCGTTTGTTCTAATTTTGTTAGTGTTTTGAGGTCCAACAACccagttcattattgaaattctagTGGACGATGTGCATTGGCTGTTGAAATAGCTCGGGCCGGTGCCagaaatggaagaaaatttacagcttTACTTGATACTTTCTTCGAATCTTTCTACAAATCAGAGCTAAGTATACCTTTATTGtatccaaattgaaatttctggtTTAGTAAGGTAGTTTATAGgataaaatgtgtttttttgttttgctatcTGCCGATCAAAGTACAAGTTACCGCTAAACAAAACTGGTCAAGTTTCCTAGCTGTTCTTAATGAAGATGTATTTGGCAGATTTTTCAAGAGTCTACATAGTATTTGCGCTGAAtatatatgtttttaaaaatattgatagaaaaaggttttttaacgGGAATCATAAATAAACTCATATTGTCAAGATTTTCTAATTAATTCCAATTGTCAATGGCAATGATATGATAATAAGATATATTATTAAataagaaacaataaaaaatgcatAATTAGAACGATCATTAGTGCAATTTTTACATCAGAACTTTCAAAACGTTCTGTGGAAATATCCAAACacgttttgtttactatttttaAACATCTGCAAAAGCCCAACGGCTTGTAATAATATTTTTAGCACAAATAAGacacataataaaaaaaaattaaagaacgactttaaatttaatggatgatagagttttcaaataattttatttttagttcgaaagttatttcaaagtatTTATAATTGTTTATCATATATAGATTTTTATAGACTGTAAAAGTGTTGCTGAttgttgaattgtgaattcTAACGATAATGATCATGCTTTGAAATAACTCTACGGAAATATGACTATTTTccttgattttgtttgttttagatttaaaaaaatgtatttaagaGTTGCCTACTATCGGTTTGAATGGCAGCATTGGAACAAAACTCCATTTGACTTGTGGTATACTTAGGGACTAAAATGACTTCGTTAGGGAACTTCAGTGACGAATATCAAAGGACCTTATTTTAACAGCTAAGCTACAACTGTTTTGTGATTTAAGTCttccttgattttttaatttttttggtcatttctaaacctacttgaaaaaaaaagttttttgtccaattcttaattttttgcaCTGTTGATCATTTTGGTAGTTATCGACATATTatcgttttttaatattttgatcaaatttgtatttttttttttacttttttagtgcttttttgacattcttgtcactttttatgatttttggtatttttggtatttttttttactatgaatggctaacttttttctcttcGTGCAATCACGAAATCAAACTGAGGCAAAGAGTTGATTTGCactgatgagtttccaaaaacgatcttattcagTTTTCACAACCTACATAACAAGTTAAAAACTAGAAGGAACAAAAAGGAGAACCACTTTATCCATcaacaaaactttaataatttaaacatttttgtataaatattCTTCGAAATTTCATAGAAGTATCTTCAATCTAAaggatcgtttttgaaaacacattaaTGTATCAGGAACATgaattaggaaaacaagttagtttaaagaaaattcatacatttgttttactttactattaaactttttttcactgcctcaaagttagaaaaataggagtttccttaagaaaaatctaggagcataggaggtgtaggaaaacccGATCGCACCAttaaccaaaatggatcctgatctataaccttttCCCTACTAACAAAGCCCTTTCcatgaatatagattcgcagacgtatagacggtttctatagttggtgatattgacttacctttgtttctaaatttttcaaaattaatctttgaaaaacaaagagACAAAGACAAAAGGTTGTTAATTGATCCTATGAAGTATCCAACTAATAATCcctccttcattcctcattgactactaggacgtggccggcgccgttattgatcattttcaaagggagagcatgagttttgtgtattgtgaatgaactgctagtcccaagcaccattcttttggcccttgcacaaagctgatggcctcgatcaatcacggagtagcaaccattggcgaggtagaacttgttctgcttagccacgccagcgatcatggaatatgaagtgcgtaagttgaaTAAAGTCTtatcaaatatgttatctgaagttttaaatgaattatcatatctaagcacttcaagttcaatgatttaaggtggatatgagtagtcaactaagctaagctataggACGTCAATTTTCAGTTGATGGAAATGGTTATTGCAACGAAGCGCTCACACACATTTTTTCGCGTCCCCGAAACTCCCCATGGCACGATTAAATAGACTGACTTTATTCAATAgcgtttatttcattttccatCCCCATAAATCCAGTTATGTCACTCAGGAATGACTTcctacattttggaaaaagtaaATCACAGTTCGCTCCTTCTTTCCCCAGTTGCTCGGCGCTTTCATACTTAGTTCGCATCCTCCGTTCGTGGGGCTCAAAAGATTTATGCTCTGAAGGTCTGGAATCGAAACGAGAAGATTTTACTTAGTGATATGGAACACATTCCGATTCGAAGGAAAACACTCACGTTAGCACAAAGTGCAGAATTTCGGTGTACAAATTTTCCTCCACATTGTGAAACGGACTGTGGGCCAATTCGCAAACACTTTTCACCAGACAATCTTCATCGTAGCCGGAAAATTCGAGAGCTTCGTTCATTGCCGTGTAGATGTCGCCGGCGCTGAGTTGTCGATTCGACCGACGCTTCCTCGATGCCCTGGCCGTTACAACTTCCGTTGGCATCAATCGACCTTTGATGACGTCGATAAACGCCCTGGCAAACGTGGGAGGTTTGTAGAAATCCATCAACCGATAGGGTAAATTATAATTAACCTGGAAGCCAATGTTGACACCCAAACGACGGAatggatatttctttttgggTTTGAAAAACGGCGTTCCGGAACTCATACAAATCGAAagctgaaattataattttaattaaaatttaagaatcaaGTCAATGtgatattgaatttcaaacctgTAAAGTTGAAAGGGTCGGAAAAACTAACCCCACGCCCCGTCCTTCACCAACATCGTTCCGGAAATCAGTTTCATTAGCCGAAGAACCATGAACAGCATCAAATACTCCGAATACGATTGCTATCAACAGAAGAATCAACATATTTAATTCAGATTGCTCCAGTTGCTTCACTTGCGGCGTTTGAGTTAATCAATCCGAAACTAGAGCTATCAATCGTTGCATTTCGAGATGCCGAACGAGTTGTCCCCAGTATTTGACAAATATCGAGTGTTAATTGGTTCACGGTCTAGGGAACAGAAAGTGTCACGGCACGAGATGCTCCGCACAAACTTTCATCTCATCTCAATCTCGTTCATTGAACTTGCCCAAGTTTGCGCATCGAATTTCACTTTCCAATAGGAGGAGACAATGTCAACATTTGTCCCCTTTCAAGTCAAGTAGGTACAGTTCTTTAGAAAAAACGATTGAATCATTGATAATTGCCAATGATTCTTAGAAGGTTCTTCGTTTGCTCGTTTATTGTTTCTAGGTTTTATACAAATTAATTGTGATTCGTCTTGACTCAAGATAACAAGatttattttgactttttgttctttttggtcctttgaaggatcattcaattttttcatgaaactgtTCTGGAAGTGTACCGAATACCACCTGTTTTACTGTCTGATGACATGAATATTTAACCCTTTCAATACCGAACAGCGATATATTATTGTTTAGTACACTCGCCAAAATAACCAAACAATGATATTTAGACCGATGTTGCTCTGtattttctatttaaaactCGTCACAAGTGAtctttgtttagaaataaacGTACAAAGTATTGGAATAGTATGTTGTCGAAAGGTTGTTATCAGGTATGATGTACGcttcattggaaatttgtcgaatttaataatctaagaatgcatgaaAGCACATACTTAGACAGAaactgaaatgttttgaaataaagaaaCTATTTTATGAACATTTGATTACGTCCTGTTTTGGCTTTTAACCCATGAgtttgaataaatattgaaaaaaatttatgtcattcttcttcatttctTAAACAAACTGCTGTTTAAATGTTTAATGTTGTTTATATCACttcttcttttgtttttataagtACCAATTTCTGTCGGTTATTTTTGCCATGCTCTTTTTGCTCAGTATTAAAAGGCTTAAGACCAgggttgtcaaaatttttttctccaaaattcagggagcttgaaaataaaaatcaggctaacATAAAATGCTTGAGCTGAGTGCCTTTTTGGTCACCGTTGTAAAATGTTGTGGCACAACTGATACACAGTACCGTTCATTTTTCTttcactgtcacttcaacctttaaacgcgatattttttgtttcataccTTTTATTCGTATTTCCTAGATTGGCCAGCTTTAACACGTTTAACTGacgaaaaataacatttttccaATATGTGATTCAATAGTTGAATGAAtagttgaaagaaaaattccGATTTCTATAGGACAGTGAACGAATGTTTGCATACGACAAGTACATTTCCTgagttttctgatttttaacactaaacataccgacactttgtatatacctattcataccgcgagcggcaaacactgtttttgctaaaactcccttgtttctcaaccgatttctaccaaatttatagttttgaaaagcttataactcgactcaaatatatttttcagacaatttccagctacaatcaataactttaaagttatttacagtacaagaaaaattttatgaaaaaaaatgcttcaggaaaaaggttgtaaatcagttattaagtgctcgaaaaaaatttcacttagtgcctgagaaagctgaagttagaagctatgtgttgcacatacggaaaatttttttaaaaattttctaagaacatggccacaaaaaatgtaaaaaagttgtgtaaaacccgtacttttcaatcaatcaaccgccaaagctgttcctgttacagtagaaaattttgaaaaagtgaattgaaaagtagacgtaatttgtcacattttggcatcttaagatttttcaaatactaaatacataatttttgacggcttttcaaaggtagttgttttgcgaactttttatgaatctggattttctgagacaatccttacacccaaattcagctttgcactggattttgagtacgttaacgtatagtttaggcaataaCACTATAtggaaaagaaagcaaatttcatgccggttctagtgatgtaactgcattggtgattcaatgctttacaaaaatataataaatatatttctgaaagtaaaaccagaaaatttgagcgaatgctcgtttgttttttcgtttcctttcacccgtcttcgtgtgcaaaatagctttgagatattaccacccactgcgcccgtctgccaagcaagaatttgtgctgacttctcaaaattcagaaactagttcactgtttcatttatcatatttttgccaagcatttcaccgccaatgcagttacaccactagaatcggtgTGAAATAAGCTtccttttgcatatagttttattgcctaaaccttacgttaacgtactcaaaatccagtgcaaagctgagcttaggtgtaggaattgtcttagaaaatccaaattgataaaaagttcgaaaaacagctacctttgaaaattcgtcataaactatgtatttcgtatttcaaaaatctaaagatgccaaaatgtgacaaactacgtctacttttcaattcactttttcaaaattttctactgtaacaggaacagctttggcggttgatttattgaaaagtacgggttttacacaacttttttacattttttgtggccatgatcttagaaaatttttaaaaaaattttccgtatgtgcaacacatagcttctaacttcagctttctcaggcactaagtgaaatttttttcgagcacttaataactgatttacaatctttttcctgaagcatttttttcataaaatttttcttgtactgtaaataactttaaagttattgattgtagctgaaaattgtctgagaaacatatttgagtcgagttataagtttttcaaaactataaatttggtagaaatcggttgagaaacaaacgagttttagcgaaaacggtgtttgccgtcatttgaccgctcgcggtatgaataggtataccacatgcgttattcgaaaatcgtaaaacttaaaaaaaaattaaaaacgcaaaaatacttgcatttcaaaaacaaaaatagtgctgtcgttaaatttgcgaaaaaacaataatataaggcgtaatcatcgtttaaagttcaaaaaccgtcgattgaccgcctccggtacgtttagtgttaaacacaaatcaatcattcattccGTTTCTATACTTATTCTTTTGAACATAATGAAATTTACAGATTCGGAGTCTAATATAAATATTGTAGTTcgaataaatttgaattaactTACAAGTACTGTTACATATAGTGCAACATATATCtcagaaatgtaaaataaacTCAGATAAAGGTGCAATAACATaaggcaaaaaatttaaatttttccgaggtggcaaaaatttgaaaatatgttttgacTAATTTGGAGGCGCAAttcaaatatgcaattttgtttttttttgttccaactctggttttcgaaataacttttaaaagtaagtaaaaatttattcaagcaatttattcacttttttggtAAACTGTAGAATAAAGCatgatcttaaaatttaaagttttcacacTTTCCCGAAGATCGCATTTTGACCGATATTGACTTCGAAGTTTTTTTCCCCGTTCAATTAAAACGGAATTCAAACGAAATTTCAagccaaaattaattttaaacatttttcaaagtataagtTAAAACGCTCTGCAGTATTCAACAAAGaagtaaaaataatgaaaaatagcaatgcttgatttatcttaaaacttttgttcTAAATGCCTTATCAGAATGCTCATCAGATGCAatagacaaaatatgacaaaaaattctaGTTCTGGACGCCAAAACCTTTTAAAGCCAGTTATAAAATATTGATAGAAGATTTTAATCTAACAGATTTTGAAGCTATTGAGTTCAAGGTTGGAGCAACAACGAgcaagcactgaatttctattgagttttaaACGGATCTGTACAAAGTTTTGTTTActtaaacattcaattttctataaaaaccaaaaaatcagttaaaatcagGTTTATTTTCGGAAATCAGGAAAAACAAGAAGCTTATCAGGTTATCAAGCTGgactttcaaaaatcaggcacattggcatctccgGTTAAGAGTCCATTCCAAATATTCGGCAATGGTCTTAACTAAAAACAATTGCTGAAGATTTcgttaaatatttaaagagatttcacacatgtttaaattattgtttttattttaattttatgcccctcatgtttttgaatcggttatttaaccatttaAAAATGGTTCCTTAATCTTATATGAACTTCGTAGATTCAGCAATAGACTAGTaaagctttttgaaaaaaaaaactttttttctcatcCGTGATGCATTGCACGCAAAAATAAGGTCACATTTGAGTGATACAATTTATAAGATCGTATTCTGAGGTGCAAAGAGCTTGGGAACTAGTTTTGTCTAAGTTGGGGCGCTGATTCCAAGTATGCAATAAATTTTGAGCTGAGAGCTG
This sequence is a window from Uranotaenia lowii strain MFRU-FL chromosome 3, ASM2978415v1, whole genome shotgun sequence. Protein-coding genes within it:
- the LOC129753055 gene encoding uncharacterized protein LOC129753055, coding for MLILLLIAIVFGVFDAVHGSSANETDFRNDVGEGRGVGLVFPTLSTLQLSICMSSGTPFFKPKKKYPFRRLGVNIGFQVNYNLPYRLMDFYKPPTFARAFIDVIKGRLMPTEVVTARASRKRRSNRQLSAGDIYTAMNEALEFSGYDEDCLVKSVCELAHSPFHNVEENLYTEILHFVLTPSEHKSFEPHERRMRTKYESAEQLGKEGANCDLLFPKCRKSFLSDITGFMGMENEINAIE